The following proteins are encoded in a genomic region of Gossypium hirsutum isolate 1008001.06 chromosome D05, Gossypium_hirsutum_v2.1, whole genome shotgun sequence:
- the LOC107905495 gene encoding indole-3-acetic acid-induced protein ARG7: protein MSAGLGKCGKIRHIVRLRQMLRRWRNNSRMSASRIPSDVPAGHVAVCVGTSCRRFVVRATYLNHPIFKKLLIQAEEEYGFTNQGPLAIPCDESVFEEVIRFISRSESGHFGMFVNTEDFKVKCHVGRSKPDLWTESRPLLHGFKEVVGRERQRF from the coding sequence ATGTCGGCGGGGCTTGGAAAATGCGGTAAAATCCGCCACATTGTGAGGCTTCGCCAAATGTTGCGGCGGTGGAGGAACAACTCCCGCATGTCGGCCAGCCGCATCCCATCCGATGTTCCGGCGGGGCACGTTGCGGTTTGCGTTGGGACGAGCTGCAGAAGATTCGTGGTGCGCGCCACGTACCTCAACCATCCCATCTTTAAGAAACTCCTTATCCAAGCCGAGGAAGAGTACGGCTTCACTAACCAAGGCCCATTGGCGATCCCCTGCGACGAGTCAGTTTTCGAAGAAGTGATCCGATTTATTTCTCGCTCGGAGTCGGGTCACTTCGGTATGTTCGTGAACACCGAGGACTTTAAAGTGAAGTGTCACGTGGGAAGGAGTAAGCCTGATTTGTGGACAGAATCGCGACCTTTACTTCATGGGTTTAAAGAAGTAGTGGGAAGAGAAAGACAACGGTTTTGA
- the LOC107905492 gene encoding auxin response factor 5, translated as MGYLFLIIFQAEVFTSEHVNVESLLCVILVRVDCKASLKGTSLLEDTPVRVMGSFVEEKMKTGVFGNGWAEATLLEEMKLLKEMQHQSGSRKAINSELWHACAGPLVSLPQVGNLVYYFPQGHSEQVSVSTKRMMTSQVPSYPNLQSQLMCQVHNVTLHADTETDEVYAQMSLQPVNSEKDVFNIPDFGVNPNKHPNEIFCKTLTASDTSTHGGFSVPRRAAEKLFPQLDYTMQPPSQELVMRDIHDNTWTFRHIYRGQPKRHLLTTGWSSFVGSKRLRAGDSILFIRDEKSQLLVGIRHANRHQATLPSSVLSADSMHIGVLAAAAQAAANRTPFTIFYNPRSCPSEFVIPMAKYCKSVYATQVSAGMRFGMMFETEESGKRRYMGTIVGISDLDPLSWPGSKWRNLQVEWDEPGCHDKQNRISPWEVETPESLFIFPSINSGLKRPYPWILGAESEWGNLINRPLLQFPENGSGNLPYPISNSYSKQLMKMMLKPHLVNHPGTFSSTSQQISAAKGSPLNEMKNVQYTSNQEPQLMQSENLLIEKPNPSQLALDQPDPINSNLLKINANGNPHPANEFEGQTQARCNNKKLKSEPEHSTDQLSQLNSTLECTEEKLVANTISPTICNKLSFPNNNQTPSQLQNNPCPIQSQFEPSLLQAHQMQVSQADISSLSSYLPFFNTDEWATILPSCQSIAGVYGSPGPIPLVGLQDSSAAFPEATNPTLTTRSEVTWDSQLYNCRSSSQANELCSFAQEDPCSFNSGGIRDLSDDSNSKSGIYSCFSNNGSTVIDPSVSNVILEELCSLKDAKFQKPSDSLVGNFSCSQDVQSQITSASLADSRVFSRQDLPDSSGVTSSSNVDFDENGLLQKTSWQQITPRLRTYTKVQKAGSVGRSIDVTSYKNYDKLLSAIECMFGLKGLLKDPRGSGWKLVYVDHENDVLLVGDDPWEQFVGCVRCIRILSPTEVQQMSEEGMKLLNRVGSTVQGPISEVCNAPPKNEP; from the exons ATGGGATATTTGTTTCTCATCATTTTTCAAGCTGAGGTTTTTACAAGTGAACATGTAAACGTGGAGTCTTTGCTTTGTGTTATTCTGGTCCGTGTTGATTGTAAGGCATCATTAAAAGGAACAAGTCTTTTAGAAGACACACCAGTCCGCGTAATGGGTTCCTTTGTTGAAGAGAAGATGAAAACAGGAGTGTTCGGTAATGGATGGGCAGAGGCTACTTTGCTCGAGGAGATGAAGTTACTGAAAGAAATGCAACATCAGTCTG GGAGCAGGAAGGCAATAAATTCGGAGTTATGGCATGCCTGCGCAGGTCCACTTGTTTCGTTGCCTCAGGTGGGGAATCTAGTTTACTACTTCCCTCAAGGACACAGTGAACAG GTATCAGTGTCCACAAAAAGAATGATGACCTCTCAAGTTCCCAGCTACCCGAATCTTCAATCTCAGTTGATGTGCCAAGTTCACAATGTTACACTACAT GCAGACACAGAAACAGATGAAGTTTATGCTCAAATGAGTCTTCAACCAGTGAACTCT GAAAAAGATGTGTTTAATATACCAGACTTCGGAGTGAACCCCAACAAGCATCCAAATGAAATTTTCTGCAAAACTTTGACTGCAAGTGATACAAGTACACATGGTGGCTTTTCAGTGCCACGTAGGGCAGCAGAGAAGCTCTTTCCTCAGCTG GATTACACAATGCAGCCCCCATCTCAAGAGCTTGTTATGCGAGACATACATGATAATACTTGGACGTTTCGCCACATATACCGCG GGCAACCAAAGCGACATCTTCTTACAACTGGGTGGAGTTCGTTTGTTGGATCAAAAAGGCTTAGGGCAGGCGATTCCATTCTCTTTATCAG GGATGAGAAATCACAGTTATTGGTGGGAATTAGGCATGCAAATCGTCATCAAGCAACTTTGCCATCATCAGTTTTATCTGCAGATAGTATGCACATTGGTGTCCTTGCCGCTGCTGCTCAAGCTGCTGCAAATAGAACCCCATTCACAATCTTCTACAATCCAAG ATCCTGTCCTTCTGAATTTGTCATCCCCATGGCTAAATACTGTAAATCTGTTTACGCAACTCAAGTCTCAGCTGGTATGAGGTTTGGAATGATGTTTGAAACAGAAGAATCCGGAAAACGTAG ATATATGGGTACAATAGTTGGCATTAGTGACTTGGATCCTCTGAGTTGGCCTGGCTCGAAGTGGCGAAACCTTCAG GTTGAGTGGGATGAACCTGGATGTCATGATAAACAGAATAGGATCAGCCCATGGGAAGTTGAAACTCCTGAAAGCCTCTTTATTTTTCCTTCTATAAATTCAGGACTCAAGCGACCATATCCTTGGATTTTGG GAGCAGAATCTGAATGGGGAAACTTGATCAATAGGCCTCTTCTCCAGTTTCCTGAAAATGGAAGTGGGAATCTTCCTTACCCAATCTCAAACTCATATTCCAAGCAACTGATGAAGATGATGCTGAAGCCTCATCTTGTTAACCATCCTGGAACTTTTTCATCCACTTCACAACAAATCTCTGCTGCAAAGGGATCTCCATTAAACGAGATGAAGAATGTGCAATATACAAGCAATCAGGAACCTCAGCTTATGCAATCAGAAAATTTGTTGATAGAAAAACCAAATCCTTCCCAGTTAGCCCTTGACCAACCTGATCCCATCAACTCAAATTTGCTGAAAATAAATGCTAACGGGAATCCACATCCCGCAAACGAGTTTGAAGGCCAAACACAAGCCAGGTgtaataacaaaaaattaaagtCGGAACCAGAACATTCAACTGATCAGTTAAGTCAGTTGAACTCGACATTGGAATGCACTGAGGAAAAATTGGTGGCAAATACTATAAGTCCAACTATTTGCAACAAACTTTCTTTCCCTAACAACAACCAGACTCCATCCCAATTGCAAAACAACCCATGTCCAATTCAGTCACAGTTTGAACCATCACTCCTCCAAGCTCATCAGATGCAGGTTTCTCAAGCTGATATTAGTAGTTTAAGCAGCTATCTTCCTTTCTTCAACACCGATGAATGGGCAACAATCCTTCCTTCTTGCCAATCTATTGCCGGGGTTTATGGATCACCTGGTCCCATACCGCTAGTCGGGTTACAAGACTCCTCAGCTGCTTTTCCTGAGGCAACTAATCCTACTTTAACTACTAGGAGTGAAGTCACATGGGATAGTCAGCTGTACAATTGTAGGTCTTCATCCCAAGCCAACGAATTATGTTCATTCGCTCAGGAAGACCCATGTTCTTTTAATTCTGGTGGCATAAGAGATTTGTCCGATGACAGCAATAGTAAGAGTGGGATATACAGCTGTTTTAGTAATAATGGTAGTACTGTGATTGATCCTTCTGTTTCCAACGTCATTCTGGAAGAGTTGTGTTCATTGAAGGATGCTAAGTTTCAAAAACCTTCTGATAGCTTGGTTGGAAACTTTAGTTGTAGTCAGGATGTTCAGTCTCAGATTACCTCTGCTAGCCTTGCAGATTCTCGGGTTTTCTCTCGACAAGACTTACCAGACAGCTCGGGTGTCACGTCTTCGAGCAATGTTGATTTTGATGAGAATGGCCTTCTGCAGAAGACTTCATGGCAGCAAATCACCCCGCGACTAAGAACATATACAAAG GTTCAAAAGGCAGGATCTGTTGGAAGGTCAATTGATGTCACTAGTTATAAGAACTATGATAAATTACTCTCTGCAATTGAATGCATGTTTGGACTTAAGGGGCTGCTTAAGGATCCGAGAGGTTCAGGGTGGAAATTGGTATACGTGGATCATGAGAATGATGTTCTACTTGTTGGGGATGATCCTTGGGA ACAATTTGTTGGGTGTGTCCGCTGCATCAGAATTCTATCCCCTACAGAAGTACAGCAGATGAGTGAGGAAGGGATGAAGCTTCTCAACCGTGTCGGTTCCACAGTGCAAGGCCCCATTTCTGAAGTTTGCAATGCTCCACCTAAGAATGAGCCGTAG
- the LOC107905494 gene encoding protein IQ-DOMAIN 32 isoform X1, translating to MGKSTSCFKIITCGGDFAENNDVIHVPEPEIKKSNDKKGWSFRKRSERHRVLSNTVIQEATSGLKESPESSGFNFQQPDASIIPEETSTIEYSEEKPQALTPKEHIEEESKCVASKGYTEEKSQLLIPEDSKVPEPVATATNEAEDDANLGESVVVIIQTAIRGFLAHKELGKLKNLVKLQAAVRGHLVRRRALGTLRCIQAIVKMQVLVRARLSQEGPYDEKKRDGKHCGENQSLQERSAIKQNATYTSIENLLSNRFARKLMDSTQKTKPIRIKCDPSKPNSAWSWLERWMSVSLSKRPSTTELSIEQPEREKSDNCDFQVTTTVPESFPESNEPKLYVRETLVSSESEENLIAHDAANSKFEACQTTSSTVMDDLEQPQIDNSTSDIKEGEENLITYYATDFKFEACQPTSSLMDHLEKPQIDNSTSDIKEGEENLITYDAADFKFEACQPTSSSLMDDLEQPQIDNSASDLKQTSQETNSQDQMMQREAHSETEVSCLSSKPEIESEQPKRTTKRFASEQLETEAKKFVFKSRKGSNPAFIGAQTKFEELSSTAYSSISVDSSHQDVGVESNLDTVSSGADTSRSKEPSITENAVLNNRRGQYGDSECWTAVSITSTLDSPDKSEVGTIEYKHGAKVSELENCSSNSINDLDVKENHASAITMPDSSLSIAEQPKKLDDAKGESVSLIVADSPQIGQEPLEGTSDLQRELDSETGNQAYGLSPEASPGSQMIVPASQGTPSSEVSVKAKKKRTDKSSQKRKSLSADKSSPSTPAHDSAARTSTEQLPKDQKNGKIRNSLGSKRPENIDDEPRDSDNSTSLPHFMQATESARAKVNAKNSPRSSPDVQDRDIYIKKRHPLPAANGRQGSPRITRSVAKAQQGAKENGSTNPIHEKWQR from the exons ATGGGAAAATCCACTTCCTGTTTCAAAATCATCACTTGCGGCGGCGATTTTGCTGAGAACAACGACGTTATTCATGTTCCTGAGCCTgag ATTAAGAAATCAAATGACAAAAAGGGATGGAGTTTTAGAAAGAGATCTGAACGGCATCGGGTGCTTAGCAACACTGTTATACAAGAAGCTACTTCTGGACTTAAGGAAAGTCCGGAATCTTCCGGTTTTAATTTTCAACAGCCTGATGCATCCATTATTCCTGAGGAAACCTCCACCATTGAATACAGTGAAGAGAAACCTCAGGCGCTGACACCAAAGGAGCACATTGAAGAAGAATCTAAGTGTGTGGCATCAAAAGGATACACTGAAGAAAAATCTCAGTTGTTGATTCCGGAGGACTCAAAAGTTCCTGAACCTGTTGCCACCGCAACAAATGAGGCTGAAGATGATGCCAACCTGGGTGAATCTGTTGTTGTCATCATCCAGACAGCTATCAGAGGGTTTTTG GCACATAAAGAGCTAGGAAAGCTTAAGAATTTAGTAAAGTTGCAAGCTGCCGTACGTGGGCACTTGGTCCGAAGGCGTGCTCTGGGGACCTTACGGTGCATTCAAGCCATTGTCAAAATGCAAGTTCTTGTTCGTGCTCGTCTCTCTCAAGAAGGGCCTTACGATGAAAAGAAGCGGGATGGCAAGCACTGCGGCGAGAATCAAAGTTTG CAGGAAAGGTCAGCAATAAAACAAAATGCGACTTACACTTCCATAGAGAACCTGCTTAGCAATAGGTTTGCTCGTAAG CTGATGGATTCAACCCAAAAGACCAAACCTATCCGCATCAAGTGCGATCCATCAAAACCAAACTCTGCTTGGAGCTGGTTGGAGAGGTGGATGTCTGTGTCATTGTCTAAAAGGCCATCGACAACAGAGTTATCCATAGAACAACCAGAAAGAGAGAAAAGTGACAATTGTGACTTTCAAGTTACTACTACAGTTCCTGAATCGTTTCCTGAGTCAAATGAGCCAAAGTTATATGTAAGGGAGACATTGGTTTCATCAGAGAGTGAAGAGAATTTGATCGCCCATGATGCAGCCAACTCTAAGTTCGAGGCATGCCAGACAACTTCCTCTACAGTAATGGATGATTTGGAGCAACCTCAGATTGACAACAGTACATCTGACATAAAAGAGGGTGAAGAGAATCTGATTACCTACTATGCAACTGACTTTAAGTTCGAGGCATGCCAGCCAACATCCTCTTTAATGGATCATTTGGAGAAACCTCAGATTGATAACAGTACATCTGACATAAAAGAGGGTGAGGAGAATCTGATTACCTACGATGCAGCCGACTTTAAGTTTGAGGCATGCCAGCCAACTTCCTCTTCATTAATGGATGATTTGGAGCAACCTCAGATTGACAACAGTGCATCTGACCTAAAACAGACCTCTCAGGAGACAAACTCACAAGATCAAATGATGCAAAGAGAAGCACATTCTGAAACGGAGGTCAGTTGTCTTTCTAGCAAGCCAGAAATAGAGAGTGAGCAACCCAAACGTACTACGAAAAGATTTGCGTCTGAACAACTCGAAACAGAGGCAAAGAAATTTGTATTTAAATCTAGGAAGGGAAGTAATCCTGCATTTATTGGTGCACAAACAAAATTTGAGGAGTTGAGTTCAACAGCCTATTCAAGTATATCAGTGGATTCATCCCACCAAGATGTTGGAGTTGAATCAAACTTGGATACTGTGTCATCTGGGGCAGATACGAGCAGGTCGAAAGAACCAAGCATCACGGAAAATGCAGTTCTCAATAATAGGAGGGGTCAATATGGTGACTCTGAATGTTGGACTGCAGTTTCTATTACTTCCACTCTTGATTCACCTGATAAATCAGAAGTTGGAACCATAGAGTACAAACATGGAGCCAAAGTTTCTGAGCTAGAAAATTGCAGTTCTAACAGTATTAATGATTTGGATGTTAAAGAAAACCATGCAAGTGCAATCACAATGCCTGATTCTTCTCTATCTATTGCTGAGCAGCCCAAGAAACTTGATGATGCTAAAGGTGAATCTGTGAGTTTAATTGTTGCAGACTCCCCTCAAATAGGGCAGGAGCCACTGGAAGGCACATCTGATCTGCAGAGAGAACTTGATTCTGAGACTGGTAATCAAGCATACGGGTTATCCCCAGAAGCATCGCCTGGGAGCCAAATGATTGTACCAGCATCTCAAGGAACACCTTCTAGTGAGGTATCAGTGAAAGCTAAAAAGAAAAGAACGGACAAGAGCAGTCAAAAGCGCAAGTCCTTGTCTGCTGATAAGAGTTCTCCGTCAACTCCAGCTCATGATAGTGCAGCAAGAACTAGCACTGAACAATTGCCCAAAGATcagaaaaatggaaaaatacgCAATTCTCTTGGTTCAAAAAGACCTGAGAACATAGATGACGAGCCAAGAGATAGTGACAACAGTACTTCTCTTCCCCATTTCATGCAAGCCACGGAATCTGCAAGAGCTAAGGTTAATGCAAAGAACTCACCAAGATCAAGTCCAGATGTGCAAGACAGAGACATTTACATCAAGAAGAGACATCCCTTACCTGCTGCTAATGGGAGGCAGGGTTCTCCAAGAATCACGCGATCAGTGGCTAAAGCCCAGCAGGGTGCAAAAGAAAATGGTAGTACCAATCCTATTCATG AGAAATGGCAAAGGTGA
- the LOC107905494 gene encoding protein IQ-DOMAIN 32 isoform X2, with the protein MGKSTSCFKIITCGGDFAENNDVIHVPEPEIKKSNDKKGWSFRKRSERHRVLSNTVIQEATSGLKESPESSGFNFQQPDASIIPEETSTIEYSEEKPQALTPKEHIEEESKCVASKGYTEEKSQLLIPEDSKVPEPVATATNEAEDDANLGESVVVIIQTAIRGFLAHKELGKLKNLVKLQAAVRGHLVRRRALGTLRCIQAIVKMQVLVRARLSQEGPYDEKKRDGKHCGENQSLERSAIKQNATYTSIENLLSNRFARKLMDSTQKTKPIRIKCDPSKPNSAWSWLERWMSVSLSKRPSTTELSIEQPEREKSDNCDFQVTTTVPESFPESNEPKLYVRETLVSSESEENLIAHDAANSKFEACQTTSSTVMDDLEQPQIDNSTSDIKEGEENLITYYATDFKFEACQPTSSLMDHLEKPQIDNSTSDIKEGEENLITYDAADFKFEACQPTSSSLMDDLEQPQIDNSASDLKQTSQETNSQDQMMQREAHSETEVSCLSSKPEIESEQPKRTTKRFASEQLETEAKKFVFKSRKGSNPAFIGAQTKFEELSSTAYSSISVDSSHQDVGVESNLDTVSSGADTSRSKEPSITENAVLNNRRGQYGDSECWTAVSITSTLDSPDKSEVGTIEYKHGAKVSELENCSSNSINDLDVKENHASAITMPDSSLSIAEQPKKLDDAKGESVSLIVADSPQIGQEPLEGTSDLQRELDSETGNQAYGLSPEASPGSQMIVPASQGTPSSEVSVKAKKKRTDKSSQKRKSLSADKSSPSTPAHDSAARTSTEQLPKDQKNGKIRNSLGSKRPENIDDEPRDSDNSTSLPHFMQATESARAKVNAKNSPRSSPDVQDRDIYIKKRHPLPAANGRQGSPRITRSVAKAQQGAKENGSTNPIHEKWQR; encoded by the exons ATGGGAAAATCCACTTCCTGTTTCAAAATCATCACTTGCGGCGGCGATTTTGCTGAGAACAACGACGTTATTCATGTTCCTGAGCCTgag ATTAAGAAATCAAATGACAAAAAGGGATGGAGTTTTAGAAAGAGATCTGAACGGCATCGGGTGCTTAGCAACACTGTTATACAAGAAGCTACTTCTGGACTTAAGGAAAGTCCGGAATCTTCCGGTTTTAATTTTCAACAGCCTGATGCATCCATTATTCCTGAGGAAACCTCCACCATTGAATACAGTGAAGAGAAACCTCAGGCGCTGACACCAAAGGAGCACATTGAAGAAGAATCTAAGTGTGTGGCATCAAAAGGATACACTGAAGAAAAATCTCAGTTGTTGATTCCGGAGGACTCAAAAGTTCCTGAACCTGTTGCCACCGCAACAAATGAGGCTGAAGATGATGCCAACCTGGGTGAATCTGTTGTTGTCATCATCCAGACAGCTATCAGAGGGTTTTTG GCACATAAAGAGCTAGGAAAGCTTAAGAATTTAGTAAAGTTGCAAGCTGCCGTACGTGGGCACTTGGTCCGAAGGCGTGCTCTGGGGACCTTACGGTGCATTCAAGCCATTGTCAAAATGCAAGTTCTTGTTCGTGCTCGTCTCTCTCAAGAAGGGCCTTACGATGAAAAGAAGCGGGATGGCAAGCACTGCGGCGAGAATCAAAGTTTG GAAAGGTCAGCAATAAAACAAAATGCGACTTACACTTCCATAGAGAACCTGCTTAGCAATAGGTTTGCTCGTAAG CTGATGGATTCAACCCAAAAGACCAAACCTATCCGCATCAAGTGCGATCCATCAAAACCAAACTCTGCTTGGAGCTGGTTGGAGAGGTGGATGTCTGTGTCATTGTCTAAAAGGCCATCGACAACAGAGTTATCCATAGAACAACCAGAAAGAGAGAAAAGTGACAATTGTGACTTTCAAGTTACTACTACAGTTCCTGAATCGTTTCCTGAGTCAAATGAGCCAAAGTTATATGTAAGGGAGACATTGGTTTCATCAGAGAGTGAAGAGAATTTGATCGCCCATGATGCAGCCAACTCTAAGTTCGAGGCATGCCAGACAACTTCCTCTACAGTAATGGATGATTTGGAGCAACCTCAGATTGACAACAGTACATCTGACATAAAAGAGGGTGAAGAGAATCTGATTACCTACTATGCAACTGACTTTAAGTTCGAGGCATGCCAGCCAACATCCTCTTTAATGGATCATTTGGAGAAACCTCAGATTGATAACAGTACATCTGACATAAAAGAGGGTGAGGAGAATCTGATTACCTACGATGCAGCCGACTTTAAGTTTGAGGCATGCCAGCCAACTTCCTCTTCATTAATGGATGATTTGGAGCAACCTCAGATTGACAACAGTGCATCTGACCTAAAACAGACCTCTCAGGAGACAAACTCACAAGATCAAATGATGCAAAGAGAAGCACATTCTGAAACGGAGGTCAGTTGTCTTTCTAGCAAGCCAGAAATAGAGAGTGAGCAACCCAAACGTACTACGAAAAGATTTGCGTCTGAACAACTCGAAACAGAGGCAAAGAAATTTGTATTTAAATCTAGGAAGGGAAGTAATCCTGCATTTATTGGTGCACAAACAAAATTTGAGGAGTTGAGTTCAACAGCCTATTCAAGTATATCAGTGGATTCATCCCACCAAGATGTTGGAGTTGAATCAAACTTGGATACTGTGTCATCTGGGGCAGATACGAGCAGGTCGAAAGAACCAAGCATCACGGAAAATGCAGTTCTCAATAATAGGAGGGGTCAATATGGTGACTCTGAATGTTGGACTGCAGTTTCTATTACTTCCACTCTTGATTCACCTGATAAATCAGAAGTTGGAACCATAGAGTACAAACATGGAGCCAAAGTTTCTGAGCTAGAAAATTGCAGTTCTAACAGTATTAATGATTTGGATGTTAAAGAAAACCATGCAAGTGCAATCACAATGCCTGATTCTTCTCTATCTATTGCTGAGCAGCCCAAGAAACTTGATGATGCTAAAGGTGAATCTGTGAGTTTAATTGTTGCAGACTCCCCTCAAATAGGGCAGGAGCCACTGGAAGGCACATCTGATCTGCAGAGAGAACTTGATTCTGAGACTGGTAATCAAGCATACGGGTTATCCCCAGAAGCATCGCCTGGGAGCCAAATGATTGTACCAGCATCTCAAGGAACACCTTCTAGTGAGGTATCAGTGAAAGCTAAAAAGAAAAGAACGGACAAGAGCAGTCAAAAGCGCAAGTCCTTGTCTGCTGATAAGAGTTCTCCGTCAACTCCAGCTCATGATAGTGCAGCAAGAACTAGCACTGAACAATTGCCCAAAGATcagaaaaatggaaaaatacgCAATTCTCTTGGTTCAAAAAGACCTGAGAACATAGATGACGAGCCAAGAGATAGTGACAACAGTACTTCTCTTCCCCATTTCATGCAAGCCACGGAATCTGCAAGAGCTAAGGTTAATGCAAAGAACTCACCAAGATCAAGTCCAGATGTGCAAGACAGAGACATTTACATCAAGAAGAGACATCCCTTACCTGCTGCTAATGGGAGGCAGGGTTCTCCAAGAATCACGCGATCAGTGGCTAAAGCCCAGCAGGGTGCAAAAGAAAATGGTAGTACCAATCCTATTCATG AGAAATGGCAAAGGTGA